Sequence from the Aerococcus tenax genome:
GAAATTCCATTGCAGCCGTAGTAATAAAGACTTCATAATCCTGACTGAGTTGCCAAAGGGCCTCTCGTGCCCCCTCAATGATCCCAAGATCAGCAAAATAATTAGGATCAGCCACCATATCATGGAGTACTTTTTGGTACTGGGGAAATAATTGATCCAAGTTCTTCCCAAGGAGGTCTTCTTTTTTAATTTGAAAATCATAGTTTTCATTAAACAAACGAATTTGCTTGGCTAAAAAATCCGCAATCACTTCGTCCATATCAACAGCAATTTTTTGCATAGGCATTCTTCCTTTCTTAACGAGTAAGCAAAAGCAATTTCTCCTACTAATACTAGCAAGCAGGTTTTAACTAATTCAGACCTGCTTGCTTTTTTGTTTTCACAAACTTGTAAACGGTTTTGATGATCTTAATAACTTACTTATCCTATGCCTTATTAAAACACAGAGCCCTAGGCAATTCCAAAAGAAAACAACAAAAAAGCCATTCCTATTGGAATGGCTCTTAGTTAGCACGGCAACGTCCTAGTCTCACAGGGGGCAACCCCCAACTACATTCGGCGCTAAGAAGCTTAACTGCTGTGTTCGGGATGGATACAGGTGGGTCCTTCTTGCCATCGTCACCGTACAATTTATTTTTTGAGCTTGTTCGCTCAAAACTGAATCTATCATGCCTTCCTTAAACCTCATACAACCTTATCCTTTGGATAAGTCCTCGACCGATTAGTATTTGTCCGCTCCACTTATTGCTAAGCTTCCACTCCAAACCTATCAACCTGATCGTCTTTCAGGGGTCTTACTACTTTCAAAGTATGGGAAATCTCATCTTGAGGGGGGCTTCACGCTTAGATGCTTTCAGCGCTTATCCCGTCCACACATAGCTACCCAGCCATGCTCCTGGTGGAACAACTGGTACACCAGCGGTGTGTCCATCCCGGTCCTCTCGTACTAAGGACAGCTCCTCTCAAATTTCCAACGCCCGCGACGGATAGGGACCGAACTGTCTCACGACGTTCTGAACCCAGCTCGCGTACCGCTTTAATGGGCGAACAGCCCAACCCTTGGGACCGACTTCAGCCCCAGGATGCGATGAGCCGACATCGAGGTGCCAAACCTCCCCGTCGATGTGAACTCTTGGGGGAGATAAGCCTGTTATCCCCAGGGTAGCTTTTATCCGTTGAGCGATGGCCCTTCCATGCGGAACCACCGGATCACTAAGCCCGACTTTCGTCCCTGCTCGACTTGTAGGTCTCGCAGTCAAGCTCCCTTCTGCCTTTACACTCTGCGAATGATTTCCAACCATTCTGAGGGAACCTTTGGGCGCCTCCGTTACACTTTAGGAGGCGACCGCCCCAGTCAAACTGCCTGACTGACACTGTCTCCCGACCAGCTAATGGTCGCGGGTTAGAATGGTCATCCCACAAGGGTAGTATCCCACCAGTGCCTCCATCGAGACTAGCGTCCCGACTTCGATGGCTCCTACCTATCCTGTACATGTGGCACAAACATTCAATATCAACCTACAGTAAAGCTCCATGGGGTCTTTCCGTCCTGTCGCGGGTAACCAGC
This genomic interval carries:
- a CDS encoding 5' nucleotidase, NT5C type; its protein translation is MQKIAVDMDEVIADFLAKQIRLFNENYDFQIKKEDLLGKNLDQLFPQYQKVLHDMVADPNYFADLGIIEGAREALWQLSQDYEVFITTAAMEFPSSFAAKYEWLTQHFDFIPDSHYVFCGQKSILGADYLIDDNSRHFQGFNGKGLLFSAPHNLTENYPDRLDNWEAALAYFYGSAGLIK